In Kitasatospora sp. NBC_00240, the following are encoded in one genomic region:
- a CDS encoding alpha/beta fold hydrolase translates to MDLVHERRGDGPPLLLLHGIGHRHQGWKPVLDLLAREREVIAVDLPGFGASPPLPAGMPYSVDSAMTVLRDFLASIGVDRPHVAGNSLGGLFTLHAVRHGLASSATALSPAGFFQRPGLLYASGMLNLHRLAARTPESLRAGLAAHPLGRKAMFGMIYGRPELLDPRELLLDTRALLEAPGFRRTLHAGGGELASRFPTDLPPEVPVTLAWGTRDRLLPNSQGRRARRLLPAARFVPLVNCGHVPMGDDPELVARVMLAGSSSPLLAPTAGPGAGPTTIH, encoded by the coding sequence ATGGACCTTGTACACGAGCGCCGCGGCGACGGCCCTCCCCTGTTGCTGCTGCACGGCATCGGACACCGCCACCAGGGCTGGAAGCCCGTGCTCGACCTGCTCGCCCGCGAGCGGGAGGTGATCGCCGTCGACCTGCCCGGCTTCGGCGCCTCGCCGCCGCTGCCCGCCGGTATGCCCTACAGCGTCGACAGTGCGATGACGGTGCTCCGCGACTTCCTGGCGTCGATCGGGGTCGACCGGCCGCACGTGGCCGGGAACTCGCTCGGCGGGCTGTTCACCCTGCACGCCGTACGGCACGGGCTCGCCTCCTCGGCCACCGCACTCTCACCGGCCGGCTTCTTCCAGCGCCCCGGCCTCCTGTACGCGTCCGGGATGCTCAACCTGCACCGGCTGGCCGCCCGGACGCCCGAATCGCTGCGGGCGGGGCTCGCGGCGCACCCGCTCGGCCGCAAGGCCATGTTCGGCATGATCTACGGACGGCCGGAGCTGCTCGACCCACGCGAGCTGCTGCTGGACACCCGGGCACTGCTGGAGGCCCCGGGCTTCCGCCGGACCCTGCACGCCGGGGGCGGCGAGCTGGCCTCGCGGTTCCCGACCGACCTCCCGCCGGAGGTCCCCGTGACCCTCGCCTGGGGCACCCGCGACCGCCTGCTGCCCAACAGCCAGGGCCGCCGGGCCCGCCGGCTGCTGCCGGCGGCGCGCTTCGTCCCGCTGGTGAACTGCGGACACGTCCCGATGGGCGACGACCCGGAGCTGGTGGCCCGGGTCATGCTGGCCGGCAGCAGCTCACCGCTGCTGGCCCCCACCGCCGGACCGGGGGCGGGGCCGACAACGATCCACTGA
- a CDS encoding HIT family protein, translating to MSDGPGAQPPGAWPRADFDPVAYRERARSGPCFICAMLAGEPGFEHRIVYDDGTHVAFLDRYPTLPGKLLVAPRTHIEDTVGGFTEEAYLALQLIVHRVATALARVVPAERLYLLSLGSNQGHAHVHWHVAALPPGIPYERQEYHALMTGTQGVLAVDREEADRLAQALRRQLDGPPARGATGPPTGADPGRGRGGSRGRGGSRDREQGRGQGQGRGAT from the coding sequence GTGAGCGACGGCCCCGGCGCCCAGCCGCCCGGGGCGTGGCCGAGGGCGGACTTCGACCCGGTCGCGTACCGCGAGCGGGCCCGCTCGGGGCCCTGCTTCATCTGCGCGATGCTGGCCGGCGAGCCCGGCTTCGAGCACCGGATCGTCTACGACGACGGCACCCACGTCGCCTTCCTCGACCGCTACCCCACCCTGCCGGGCAAGCTGCTGGTCGCGCCCCGGACCCACATCGAGGACACCGTCGGCGGCTTCACCGAGGAGGCCTACCTGGCGCTCCAGCTGATCGTGCACCGGGTCGCGACCGCGCTGGCGCGGGTGGTCCCGGCCGAGCGCCTGTACCTGCTGAGCCTGGGCAGCAACCAGGGCCACGCGCACGTCCACTGGCACGTCGCGGCCCTGCCGCCCGGCATCCCGTACGAGCGGCAGGAGTACCACGCGCTGATGACCGGGACGCAGGGGGTGCTCGCCGTCGATCGGGAGGAGGCCGACCGGCTCGCGCAGGCCCTGCGCCGACAGCTGGACGGGCCGCCGGCGCGGGGGGCCACCGGGCCACCGACCGGCGCCGACCCCGGTCGGGGCCGGGGCGGGAGTCGTGGCCGGGGCGGGAGTCGTGATCGGGAGCAGGGCCGCGGACAGGGTCAAGGCCGCGGCGCGACCTGA
- a CDS encoding DM13 domain-containing protein has translation MSARPPLSVRRPRRWPLPVAVLVLLAGGFGLYLFQPWKAFTSTRVDEAPPAGAAPLATPAAGTPAGGASPSSYSSPSPSPSSSPSPSGPGPAESASSAGGSFQSGEHPTTGTARLVRLADGSTVLRLENLRTSEGPDVRVYLSAAPAAESKLDSLGDAPVELGRLKGNLGNQNYAVPAGTDLTRLHSAVIWCARFSVGFGAADLPASDR, from the coding sequence ATGTCCGCTCGTCCGCCGCTGTCCGTCCGCCGTCCTCGCCGGTGGCCGCTGCCGGTCGCCGTCCTCGTGCTGCTGGCCGGCGGCTTCGGCCTGTACCTCTTCCAGCCCTGGAAGGCGTTCACCAGCACCAGGGTCGACGAGGCGCCGCCGGCCGGCGCCGCGCCCCTCGCCACGCCGGCCGCCGGCACCCCTGCGGGCGGCGCGTCACCCTCGTCGTACTCGTCGCCGTCGCCGTCACCCTCGTCGTCACCCTCGCCGTCGGGGCCCGGGCCGGCCGAGTCGGCCTCTTCGGCCGGCGGGTCCTTCCAGTCCGGCGAGCACCCCACCACCGGGACCGCCCGTCTGGTCCGCCTCGCGGACGGCAGCACGGTGCTGCGCCTGGAGAACCTGCGGACCTCCGAGGGCCCCGACGTCCGGGTCTACCTCTCGGCGGCGCCGGCGGCCGAGTCGAAGCTGGACTCCCTGGGCGACGCCCCGGTCGAACTCGGCCGGCTCAAGGGGAACCTCGGCAACCAGAACTACGCCGTCCCCGCCGGCACCGATCTCACCCGCCTGCACAGCGCGGTGATCTGGTGCGCACGCTTCTCGGTGGGCTTCGGGGCCGCCGACCTGCCGGCGTCCGACCGGTAG
- a CDS encoding glutathione S-transferase C-terminal domain-containing protein, translating to MSPTPRYADAVDTTTHGEYRINRAPGDERPLYRFTGRITEDGSSGFRAEPGRYHLYAGWFCPWAQRVTVQLELNGLQDVLSVSYVDGARDGRGWAFRETHGPDPVNGFTLLREAYEATEPGFDGHVSVPTLWDRETGRIVSNDFAGIGIDLATEFGRWSNGADHYPSELRPRIEELDSWLGPAVNRGVGAAAGEGPAAEAARADLLAAFAELDKLLGRQRHLLGERLTEADVRLWVTLARYDVAANARGAVGPGLDAYPNLWAYARDLYQRPAFTSTTDFATFARPGAALPDWNAAHDRDTLAAAGV from the coding sequence ATGAGCCCCACACCGCGCTACGCCGACGCGGTCGACACCACCACCCACGGTGAGTACCGGATCAACCGGGCCCCGGGCGACGAGCGGCCGCTCTACCGCTTCACCGGGCGGATCACCGAGGACGGCAGCAGCGGGTTCCGCGCCGAGCCCGGCCGCTACCACCTGTACGCGGGCTGGTTCTGCCCCTGGGCCCAGCGGGTCACCGTCCAACTGGAGCTGAACGGGCTGCAGGACGTGCTCTCCGTCTCGTACGTCGACGGCGCGCGGGACGGCCGCGGCTGGGCCTTCCGCGAGACCCACGGACCGGACCCGGTGAACGGCTTCACGCTGCTCAGGGAGGCCTACGAGGCGACCGAACCCGGGTTCGACGGCCACGTATCGGTGCCGACCCTCTGGGACCGGGAGACCGGACGGATCGTCAGCAACGACTTCGCCGGCATCGGGATCGACCTCGCCACCGAGTTCGGGCGGTGGAGCAACGGCGCGGACCACTACCCGTCGGAGCTGCGCCCGCGGATCGAGGAGCTCGACTCCTGGCTCGGCCCGGCGGTCAACCGCGGGGTGGGCGCCGCCGCGGGCGAGGGCCCCGCCGCCGAGGCGGCCCGGGCCGATCTGCTGGCGGCCTTCGCCGAACTGGACAAGCTGCTCGGGCGGCAGCGCCACCTGCTCGGTGAGCGGCTCACCGAGGCGGATGTGCGGCTCTGGGTGACCCTGGCCCGCTACGACGTGGCGGCGAACGCCCGCGGCGCGGTCGGCCCGGGCCTGGACGCCTACCCGAACCTCTGGGCCTACGCCCGGGATCTCTACCAGCGGCCGGCCTTCACCAGCACCACCGACTTCGCCACCTTCGCCCGCCCCGGTGCGGCGCTGCCCGACTGGAACGCCGCGCACGACCGCGACACCCTGGCTGCCGCCGGGGTCTGA
- a CDS encoding allantoin permease: MRTEPPPTTTDSGRGSRRAGAAADETLDDYTLRFAPRSYRRWTPMVVATTALGGIAYMADFSIGAGIGLTHGTGNALAAILVAALVIFVTGIPLAYYGARYNIDLDLITRGSGFGYYGSVLTSVIFASFTFIFFALEGSIMAQGLKLGLGLPLWLGYLVSTLMVIPLVVHGMKALSKLQVWTTPFWLLLMVGPLVYLVASDPGTVDRFLSYGGSDDGGGMSTGQVLLGAGVCLSLIAQIGEQIDYLRFMPPKTAANRRAWWTAVVMAGPGWVVLGALKQAIGVFLAVYILAEAGPTAATEPIRQFTGAFDAMMPSWLVVPLAVALVVISQIKINVTNAYSGSLAWTNSFTRVTRHYPGRMVFVLVNLAFALILMEADMFSFLNSILGFYSNCAIAWIVTVATDIMVNKYLLKLSPRAPEFRRGMLHPVNPVGLVSFVAASGLSIAMYFHALGDTLQPYSPVAAALIAFVLTPLTAALTGGRYYLRRTTDGIDAPHLDADGNPSAATYECHVCRQEFERPDLAACPTHDAVVCSLCLSTDKVGDHVLPATAPLGG, translated from the coding sequence ATGCGCACCGAGCCACCACCGACCACCACGGACAGCGGCCGAGGGTCCCGGCGGGCCGGGGCGGCCGCCGACGAGACGCTCGACGACTACACCCTGCGCTTCGCACCCCGCAGCTACCGTCGCTGGACGCCCATGGTCGTGGCGACCACCGCCCTGGGCGGCATCGCGTACATGGCCGACTTCTCCATCGGCGCGGGCATCGGGCTGACCCACGGCACCGGGAACGCGCTGGCCGCGATCCTCGTAGCGGCGCTGGTCATCTTCGTCACCGGCATCCCGCTCGCCTACTACGGCGCCCGGTACAACATCGACCTCGACCTGATCACCCGGGGCTCCGGATTCGGGTACTACGGCTCGGTCCTGACCAGTGTGATCTTCGCCAGCTTCACCTTCATCTTCTTCGCGCTCGAAGGCTCGATCATGGCCCAGGGGCTGAAACTGGGGCTCGGGCTGCCGCTGTGGCTGGGGTACCTGGTCTCCACCCTGATGGTCATCCCGCTGGTGGTCCACGGGATGAAGGCGCTGAGCAAGCTCCAGGTCTGGACGACACCGTTCTGGCTGCTGCTGATGGTCGGTCCGCTGGTGTACCTGGTCGCCTCGGACCCGGGCACGGTGGACCGCTTCCTCTCCTACGGGGGCTCGGACGACGGCGGCGGGATGAGCACCGGCCAGGTGCTGCTGGGCGCGGGCGTGTGCCTGTCGCTGATCGCCCAGATCGGGGAGCAGATCGACTACCTGCGCTTCATGCCGCCGAAGACCGCGGCCAACCGGCGCGCCTGGTGGACGGCCGTGGTGATGGCCGGCCCCGGCTGGGTGGTGCTGGGCGCGCTGAAGCAGGCGATCGGGGTCTTCCTGGCGGTCTACATCCTGGCCGAGGCCGGCCCGACGGCGGCCACCGAGCCGATCCGGCAGTTCACCGGCGCCTTCGACGCGATGATGCCGTCCTGGCTGGTGGTCCCGCTGGCGGTGGCGCTGGTGGTGATCAGCCAGATCAAGATCAACGTGACCAACGCCTACTCGGGATCGCTGGCGTGGACCAACTCCTTCACCCGGGTCACCAGGCACTACCCGGGGCGGATGGTGTTCGTCCTGGTCAACCTCGCCTTCGCGCTGATCCTGATGGAGGCCGACATGTTCAGCTTCCTCAACAGCATCCTGGGCTTCTACTCCAACTGCGCCATCGCCTGGATCGTCACGGTGGCCACCGACATCATGGTCAACAAGTACCTGCTGAAACTCTCCCCGCGGGCACCCGAGTTCCGCCGGGGCATGCTCCACCCGGTCAACCCGGTGGGGCTGGTCTCCTTCGTCGCCGCGTCCGGCCTCTCGATCGCCATGTACTTCCACGCCCTGGGCGACACCCTCCAGCCGTACTCGCCGGTCGCGGCGGCGCTGATCGCCTTCGTCCTCACCCCGCTGACGGCCGCCCTGACCGGGGGCCGGTACTACCTGCGGCGCACCACCGACGGGATCGACGCACCGCACCTGGACGCCGACGGCAACCCCAGCGCCGCGACGTACGAGTGCCACGTCTGCCGGCAGGAGTTCGAGCGACCGGACCTCGCGGCCTGTCCCACCCATGACGCGGTGGTCTGCTCGCTCTGCCTGAGTACCGACAAGGTCGGCGACCACGTGCTGCCGGCGACGGCGCCGTTGGGCGGCTGA
- a CDS encoding DUF3048 domain-containing protein codes for MKTFERVLAGWRSLPLAHRVGTVLLAGAAVALAVVLTLAGGRSPLPVDTVPPAVPAAPPGSPSPSGGPSPSVGPGTSGTAVSPLTGLPGGTGRIIAVKIDNIVNARPQTGLDAADVVYAIEVEGGISRFLAVYDSDHLPPGDTVGPVRSARESDLEILQQYGRAAFVYSGAQSRFLPVLDRADVFNRSPLQSDSFFRGTSRPAPYNEYVVPSGILRASPDAATARDIGFRFGDPPTGGVPADSFGARMPAASFTFNWSATAGRYLVALDGKPARTTDGGQLGAPTVVVQRVDERTSPLGLRDSAGHLVPFAPTVGSGEAVVLRDGRAYQGTWSRTGPDAGTTFSYAGQPMTFHPGQVWVVLEPR; via the coding sequence ATGAAGACCTTCGAACGCGTCCTGGCCGGCTGGCGGTCCCTGCCGCTCGCCCACCGGGTCGGCACCGTCCTCCTCGCCGGAGCCGCCGTCGCCCTCGCGGTGGTGCTCACCCTCGCCGGCGGCCGGTCGCCGCTGCCGGTGGACACCGTTCCACCGGCCGTCCCCGCGGCCCCGCCCGGCAGCCCTTCGCCGTCCGGCGGCCCGTCACCGTCCGTCGGCCCCGGGACGTCCGGTACAGCGGTCTCGCCCCTCACCGGGCTCCCGGGCGGGACGGGCCGGATCATCGCCGTGAAGATCGACAACATCGTGAACGCCCGCCCGCAGACCGGCCTCGACGCGGCCGACGTGGTCTACGCGATCGAGGTCGAGGGCGGCATCTCGCGCTTCCTGGCGGTCTACGACTCCGACCACCTGCCGCCGGGCGACACCGTCGGCCCGGTCCGCAGCGCCCGGGAGAGCGACCTCGAAATCCTCCAGCAGTACGGGAGGGCGGCCTTCGTGTACTCCGGGGCGCAGAGCAGGTTCCTGCCGGTGCTGGACCGCGCCGACGTCTTCAACCGCTCCCCGCTGCAGAGCGACTCGTTCTTCCGCGGCACCTCCAGGCCCGCGCCCTACAACGAGTACGTGGTGCCCTCGGGCATCCTGCGCGCCTCGCCGGACGCGGCGACGGCGCGCGACATCGGTTTCCGGTTCGGCGACCCGCCGACCGGCGGCGTCCCGGCCGACAGCTTCGGCGCGCGGATGCCGGCGGCCTCGTTCACCTTCAACTGGTCCGCGACCGCGGGCAGGTACCTGGTGGCGCTGGACGGCAAGCCGGCCCGGACGACGGACGGCGGGCAGCTGGGGGCGCCGACCGTCGTGGTCCAGCGGGTGGACGAACGCACCTCGCCCCTCGGACTCCGGGACTCCGCCGGCCACCTGGTGCCCTTCGCCCCGACCGTGGGCAGCGGCGAGGCGGTGGTCCTCCGGGACGGCAGGGCCTACCAGGGCACCTGGTCCCGGACCGGACCGGACGCCGGCACCACGTTCTCGTACGCGGGGCAGCCGATGACCTTCCACCCCGGCCAGGTCTGGGTCGTACTGGAGCCCCGCTGA
- a CDS encoding MFS transporter gives MISDIRKLPTGFGRLWTAQTVSSLGDGVTHAALPLLALTLTRDPMALAVVTAAGTLPWLLFGVLGGALVDRWDRRRTMWITDAARAVLLAIPAAAAALDALSIPLLAAVAFLLGLGGLFFDTAATAYLPDLLGRDPAHLERANALLRGTQTAASGFAGPPAGSALLALGRAVPLLADAVSFALSALLVRSLPAVPRPVPQARESLLRQARAGASYVFRNQLLLGLALRPAVGNIAFLAVETVLALFAHDRLGVTTFGFGLLLTAEATGGLLGAGIASFLGRRLGTGTALTCTAAVEGLAILSLAAAPNPYIAGLALAVCGAGMGATMVLGPSLRQAIVPAHLMGRVASTSRMLAMCAAPFGAFLGGWLATTYDVRTPLYTAAGLLLAMTAVTSTMTTNRRVEAALRAAAPADDRDRPESREPVQEDALQGSARS, from the coding sequence GTGATCTCGGACATCAGGAAGTTGCCGACCGGATTCGGCCGACTGTGGACCGCGCAGACGGTGTCCTCGCTCGGCGACGGGGTGACGCACGCCGCACTGCCGCTGCTCGCACTGACGTTGACGCGGGATCCGATGGCGCTCGCCGTCGTCACGGCCGCCGGAACGCTGCCGTGGCTGCTCTTCGGGGTGCTCGGCGGTGCGCTGGTGGACCGCTGGGACCGCCGGCGCACGATGTGGATCACGGACGCGGCGCGTGCGGTGCTGCTCGCGATACCGGCGGCAGCGGCCGCCCTCGACGCGCTGAGCATTCCCCTGCTCGCGGCCGTCGCGTTCCTGCTCGGCCTCGGCGGGCTCTTCTTCGACACGGCCGCCACCGCCTATCTGCCGGATCTGCTCGGCCGCGACCCCGCCCACCTGGAGCGCGCCAACGCCCTTCTGCGCGGCACCCAGACCGCCGCGTCCGGCTTCGCGGGGCCGCCCGCCGGCAGTGCCCTGCTCGCCCTCGGGCGGGCGGTTCCACTGCTCGCCGACGCGGTGTCGTTCGCACTCTCCGCCCTGCTCGTGCGGTCACTGCCGGCCGTACCCCGACCCGTGCCGCAGGCCCGTGAGTCGCTGCTGCGGCAGGCGCGGGCCGGCGCCTCGTACGTGTTCCGGAATCAGTTGCTGCTCGGGCTCGCGCTGCGTCCGGCGGTCGGGAACATCGCCTTCCTCGCCGTGGAGACCGTACTCGCCCTCTTCGCGCACGATCGTCTCGGCGTCACCACCTTCGGCTTCGGCCTGCTCCTCACGGCGGAGGCCACCGGCGGTCTGCTCGGCGCGGGCATCGCCTCCTTCCTCGGCCGACGACTCGGTACCGGCACCGCACTGACCTGCACGGCCGCCGTCGAGGGACTCGCCATCCTGAGCCTCGCCGCCGCCCCGAACCCGTACATCGCCGGCCTCGCGCTCGCCGTCTGCGGAGCGGGCATGGGCGCCACCATGGTGCTCGGCCCGTCCCTCCGACAGGCGATCGTCCCCGCCCACCTGATGGGCCGGGTCGCCTCCACCTCCCGCATGCTCGCCATGTGCGCCGCCCCGTTCGGTGCCTTCCTCGGCGGCTGGCTGGCCACCACCTACGACGTCCGCACCCCGCTCTACACCGCCGCCGGCCTCCTCCTCGCCATGACCGCCGTCACGTCGACCATGACCACCAACCGCCGGGTCGAGGCGGCGCTGCGGGCCGCCGCCCCGGCCGATGATCGAGACCGCCCGGAATCCCGGGAGCCTGTCCAGGAGGATGCCCTCCAGGGCTCCGCGAGGTCGTGA
- a CDS encoding GNAT family N-acetyltransferase gives MPAPDALIPDALIPDPPLSGRPAADPPHPQGGSPERPPAGRAGAHPLDNAVRAALLGPHAHLAQRQGEVVRYPPDVSPFIALPDHPDASVWRDVATLLGPGAVALVTGVRGTPPPDWEILMDGAGVQLVDEGIAAAADAEAVPLGYADVPEMLDLVARTQPGPFLPRTVELGTYLGIRRGGRLVAMAGERLHPPGWTEISAVCTDREHRGEGLATRLVHAVAAGIRARGETPFLHAAASNTDAIRLYESLGFRLRRTTTFLAVVVPGAPTG, from the coding sequence ATGCCTGCTCCCGACGCGCTCATCCCTGACGCGCTCATCCCCGACCCACCCCTGTCCGGGCGGCCCGCCGCCGACCCGCCCCACCCCCAGGGCGGTTCACCGGAGCGCCCCCCGGCAGGGCGGGCCGGCGCCCACCCGCTCGACAACGCCGTCCGCGCCGCCCTGCTCGGTCCGCACGCGCACCTCGCGCAGCGGCAGGGCGAGGTGGTGCGCTACCCGCCCGACGTCTCGCCGTTCATCGCCCTGCCCGACCACCCCGACGCGTCGGTCTGGCGGGACGTCGCCACTCTGCTCGGCCCGGGCGCCGTCGCGTTGGTGACCGGGGTCCGCGGCACGCCGCCGCCCGACTGGGAGATCCTCATGGACGGCGCCGGGGTCCAACTGGTGGACGAGGGCATCGCCGCTGCAGCTGACGCCGAGGCCGTCCCGCTGGGCTACGCCGACGTGCCCGAGATGCTGGACCTGGTGGCGCGTACCCAGCCCGGCCCGTTCCTGCCCCGCACCGTCGAACTCGGCACCTACCTCGGCATCCGGCGCGGCGGCCGGCTGGTCGCGATGGCCGGCGAGCGCCTGCACCCGCCGGGCTGGACCGAGATCAGCGCCGTCTGCACCGACCGGGAGCACCGGGGTGAGGGCCTCGCCACCCGGTTGGTGCACGCGGTCGCCGCCGGCATCCGGGCCCGCGGCGAGACGCCCTTCCTGCACGCCGCCGCGAGCAACACCGACGCGATCCGGCTGTACGAGTCCCTCGGGTTCCGACTGCGCCGCACCACCACCTTTCTCGCCGTCGTGGTCCCAGGCGCGCCGACCGGCTGA
- a CDS encoding winged helix-turn-helix domain-containing protein: MPTDDVPETFHVTTDEQLRAVSNLTRHRIMAVLRFEPATITQIAERVGLAKGSSSYHVRLLERAGLVKVVRTRKVRGVTERYYAMAARAIVLPDPGEGGPDVLMRHAVADLEAAPVDGERHVRMAHLRLTEEQFAELGTRLEALADEYRQLSDPSLPDASLVFALFHPAPRRQTEGAAK, encoded by the coding sequence ATGCCAACCGATGACGTCCCCGAGACGTTCCACGTCACCACGGACGAGCAGCTGCGCGCCGTTTCCAATCTCACGCGCCACCGGATCATGGCCGTGCTCCGCTTCGAACCCGCGACGATCACGCAGATCGCCGAGCGAGTGGGCCTTGCGAAGGGGAGTTCCAGCTACCACGTACGGCTGTTGGAGCGGGCCGGCCTGGTGAAGGTGGTACGGACGCGGAAGGTCCGGGGGGTCACCGAGCGGTACTACGCCATGGCCGCGCGGGCGATCGTGCTGCCGGATCCGGGCGAGGGAGGGCCGGATGTGCTGATGCGGCATGCGGTGGCGGACCTGGAGGCAGCGCCGGTGGACGGCGAGCGGCACGTACGGATGGCGCATCTACGGCTCACCGAGGAGCAGTTCGCGGAACTGGGGACGCGGCTGGAGGCACTGGCGGACGAGTACCGGCAGCTGTCCGATCCGTCGCTGCCGGACGCGTCACTCGTCTTCGCACTGTTCCACCCGGCACCCCGTCGGCAGACCGAAGGAGCGGCCAAGTGA
- a CDS encoding metal-dependent hydrolase, translating into MMGPAHALSGAAAWLMAGAASAALDRPMPWPVLLAGALICAGAALAPDLDHKAATISRAFGPVSRTLCEVVDKLSYAAYKSTRGKGDPRRNGGHRTLTHTWVWAVLCGAGAAAIAVYGGRWGVLAVLFVHMVLAIEGLLWRHARASSDVLVWLLGAASAWMLAETLDKPGNGSDWLFTDPGQQYLWIGLPIVLGALVHCLGDALTVSGCPVLWPIPIGRKRWYPIGPPKGMRFRAGSWVEMKVLMPVFMGLGGVAALGALGFIG; encoded by the coding sequence ATGATGGGACCGGCGCACGCGCTGTCCGGCGCAGCGGCCTGGCTGATGGCGGGGGCGGCCTCGGCCGCGCTGGACCGGCCGATGCCCTGGCCCGTGCTCCTCGCGGGCGCGCTGATCTGCGCCGGAGCGGCACTGGCCCCCGACCTGGACCACAAGGCCGCGACCATATCGCGGGCCTTCGGGCCCGTGTCGCGCACGCTGTGCGAGGTCGTCGACAAGCTGTCGTACGCGGCCTACAAGTCGACCCGGGGGAAGGGCGACCCCCGCCGCAACGGCGGTCACCGCACGCTGACCCACACCTGGGTCTGGGCGGTGCTCTGCGGGGCCGGCGCGGCCGCGATCGCCGTGTACGGCGGCCGCTGGGGTGTGCTCGCGGTGCTCTTCGTCCACATGGTGCTGGCCATCGAGGGCCTGCTCTGGCGGCACGCCCGGGCCTCCAGCGACGTGCTGGTCTGGCTGCTCGGCGCGGCCAGTGCCTGGATGCTTGCCGAGACCCTCGACAAGCCCGGCAACGGCTCGGACTGGCTGTTCACCGACCCCGGCCAGCAGTACCTGTGGATCGGCCTGCCGATCGTGCTGGGCGCGCTCGTGCACTGCCTCGGCGACGCGCTGACCGTCTCCGGCTGCCCGGTCCTGTGGCCGATCCCGATCGGACGCAAGCGCTGGTACCCGATCGGCCCGCCGAAGGGTATGCGCTTCCGGGCCGGCAGCTGGGTGGAGATGAAGGTCCTGATGCCGGTCTTCATGGGCCTGGGCGGGGTGGCCGCCCTCGGCGCCCTGGGGTTCATCGGCTGA
- a CDS encoding NUDIX domain-containing protein — protein sequence MSISSDQNPAAPADEPATVLPAARTATAGPSRSMVGLHLVLVDDGMVLLGRRRNTTFADGWWHLPAGHLEPGESVAAGMAREAREELGIGIDPAGLELQHVLHLLDAGDTEGRLQLFFRPVVYTGQVSNREPEKCHELRWWPLDGLPEQTVPYTVRALGEIALGRALSAPGWPV from the coding sequence TTGTCCATCTCATCAGACCAAAACCCTGCGGCGCCCGCCGACGAACCTGCGACCGTCCTGCCGGCGGCCCGGACGGCGACGGCCGGGCCGAGCCGCTCCATGGTCGGCCTGCACCTGGTGCTCGTCGACGACGGCATGGTCCTGCTCGGCCGGCGGCGCAACACCACCTTCGCCGACGGGTGGTGGCACCTGCCGGCCGGCCACCTCGAACCGGGCGAGAGCGTGGCGGCCGGCATGGCGCGCGAGGCCCGGGAGGAGCTGGGAATCGGGATCGACCCCGCCGGGCTGGAACTCCAGCACGTCCTGCACCTCCTCGACGCGGGCGACACCGAGGGCCGGCTCCAGCTGTTCTTCCGTCCGGTGGTGTACACCGGGCAGGTGAGCAACCGCGAGCCGGAGAAGTGCCACGAGCTGCGCTGGTGGCCGCTGGACGGCCTGCCGGAGCAGACCGTCCCGTACACGGTGCGGGCCCTGGGCGAGATCGCCCTCGGCCGGGCACTGTCGGCGCCCGGGTGGCCGGTGTGA